One part of the Chryseobacterium sp. 7 genome encodes these proteins:
- the bglX gene encoding beta-glucosidase BglX: protein MKKLIVIATLALAPVFSAQEMVDKPVQSYQTAQYQAKKKAFVDNLLSKMTLDEKIGQLNLPSSGDFTTGLAKSSDIGKKVEQGLVGGLFNIKGAEKIRAVQKVAVENSRLKIPLIFGMDVIHGYETTFPIPLGLAASWDMNLVQQSARVAAKEASSDGINWTFSPMVDISREPRWGRVSEGSGEDPYLGSEIAKNMVYGYQGKDLSVGNTILACVKHFALYGAGEAGRDYNTVDMSHVRMFNEYFPPYKAAVDAGVASVMASFNEVDGVPATGNRWLQTEVLRNKWNFKGFVVTDYTGINEMVDHGMGDLQQVSALALKAGVDMDMVGEGFLTTLKKSLSEGKVTQAEIDLAAKRILEAKYDLGLFTDPYKYGDAKLAAKEVFSMENRNIARNAAAQSMVLMKNESQVLPLKKSGTVAVIGPLVNNSLNMAGTWSVAAKHDKAVNLMQGLQANYGKEVKFLSAKGANIDYDAKLEDIYAAHGKKTDRDNRSKEELLKEAVDVANKADVIVLAIGESAEMSGESSSRTEITIPQSQVDLLNELKKTGKPIAVVLFTGRPLALTNVKDTPDAILNAWFAGSEAGNAIADVLFGKVNPSGKLPMTFPRSLGQVPIYYNAKNTGRPLSQELTDKCEYQRFRSNYMDECNTPLYPFGFGLSYTKFGYSDIAVSNANPKGNQTVQASVTVTNNGNYDGAEVVQLYIRDMVGSITRPVKELKGFQKVFLKKGESKKVIFDITPETLKFYNGDLKYDWESGEFDIMIGTSSADVKHSKINWTK from the coding sequence ATGAAAAAGTTAATTGTAATTGCCACTTTAGCATTAGCTCCTGTGTTTTCGGCGCAGGAAATGGTAGATAAGCCCGTTCAGTCTTATCAGACAGCACAGTATCAGGCCAAAAAGAAAGCTTTTGTAGACAATCTTTTATCTAAAATGACATTGGATGAAAAGATAGGTCAGCTGAATTTACCTAGTTCCGGCGACTTTACCACAGGTCTGGCTAAGAGTTCAGACATCGGGAAAAAAGTAGAACAAGGTTTAGTAGGCGGACTATTCAATATAAAAGGAGCGGAGAAAATCAGAGCCGTTCAAAAAGTAGCAGTGGAAAACAGCCGTCTGAAAATTCCTTTGATTTTCGGGATGGATGTTATTCATGGTTATGAAACTACATTCCCAATTCCATTAGGGTTGGCCGCTTCATGGGATATGAACCTGGTTCAGCAGTCAGCCAGAGTAGCTGCTAAAGAAGCATCTTCTGATGGGATTAACTGGACGTTTTCTCCAATGGTGGACATTTCCCGCGAACCAAGATGGGGAAGAGTTTCCGAAGGTTCCGGTGAAGACCCGTATCTAGGAAGTGAAATTGCAAAAAATATGGTCTATGGGTATCAAGGCAAAGATTTATCCGTTGGAAATACTATTCTGGCTTGTGTGAAGCACTTTGCACTTTACGGAGCAGGTGAAGCAGGAAGAGATTACAATACGGTTGATATGAGCCATGTGAGAATGTTCAATGAATATTTCCCACCTTACAAAGCAGCTGTTGATGCTGGGGTAGCTTCTGTAATGGCATCTTTCAATGAAGTGGATGGCGTTCCGGCAACCGGAAACAGATGGCTTCAGACAGAAGTTCTAAGAAACAAATGGAACTTTAAAGGTTTTGTAGTAACTGACTACACAGGAATCAACGAAATGGTAGACCATGGGATGGGAGATCTTCAGCAGGTTTCTGCATTAGCTTTGAAAGCAGGTGTTGATATGGATATGGTAGGAGAAGGATTTTTAACCACATTAAAAAAATCTTTATCCGAAGGAAAAGTTACACAGGCTGAAATAGATCTTGCAGCAAAAAGAATTCTTGAAGCAAAATATGACTTAGGATTATTTACGGATCCATACAAATATGGAGATGCGAAACTTGCTGCAAAAGAAGTTTTCAGCATGGAAAACAGAAATATTGCAAGAAATGCTGCTGCTCAGTCGATGGTTTTAATGAAAAATGAAAGCCAGGTGCTTCCTTTGAAAAAGTCAGGAACTGTTGCGGTGATAGGACCATTGGTAAACAATTCTTTAAACATGGCCGGAACATGGAGCGTTGCTGCAAAACATGATAAAGCGGTAAATCTGATGCAGGGACTTCAGGCTAACTATGGAAAAGAAGTAAAATTCCTTTCTGCTAAAGGAGCCAATATTGATTATGATGCTAAATTAGAAGATATTTACGCAGCTCACGGTAAGAAAACCGACAGAGACAACCGTTCAAAAGAAGAATTATTAAAAGAGGCGGTGGATGTTGCCAATAAAGCAGATGTGATTGTTCTGGCTATTGGGGAATCTGCAGAAATGAGTGGTGAATCTTCTTCAAGAACAGAAATTACCATTCCTCAGTCTCAGGTAGATCTTTTAAATGAATTAAAGAAAACAGGAAAACCAATTGCTGTGGTTCTTTTCACAGGCCGTCCATTAGCTTTAACAAATGTAAAAGATACGCCGGATGCTATTCTTAATGCATGGTTTGCAGGTTCTGAAGCAGGGAATGCTATTGCAGACGTTCTTTTCGGAAAAGTAAACCCATCAGGAAAACTTCCGATGACTTTCCCAAGAAGCCTTGGACAGGTTCCAATTTATTATAATGCTAAAAATACAGGCCGCCCGCTAAGCCAGGAATTAACAGATAAATGTGAATACCAAAGATTCCGCTCTAACTATATGGATGAGTGTAATACACCATTATACCCGTTTGGATTTGGTTTAAGTTATACAAAATTTGGATATTCTGACATTGCGGTTTCTAATGCCAATCCGAAAGGAAATCAGACGGTTCAGGCATCTGTTACAGTAACAAATAATGGTAATTATGACGGAGCAGAAGTAGTTCAGTTATATATCAGAGACATGGTAGGCAGCATTACAAGACCGGTAAAAGAACTGAAAGGTTTCCAGAAAGTATTTTTGAAAAAAGGAGAATCTAAAAAAGTTATTTTTGATATCACCCCTGAAACTCTTAAATTCTATAACGGAGATTTGAAATATGACTGGGAATCAGGTGAGTTTGATATTATGATTGGTACCAGCTCTGCTGATGTAAAGCATTCAAAGATCAATTGGACTAAGTAA
- a CDS encoding prolyl oligopeptidase family serine peptidase yields MNLNINHLLFLLLPFSLQMNAQEIKAELNKEIKRQEKMSYILDYPQNAKGNVPLIVFLHGSGERGTNLDLVKAHSPFTYKNLIKEPVAILAPQCPEGMWWDTVTLYNLIKEIQQKYKIDASRIYLTGLSMGGWGTLKLAMEHPEMFAAVASVCAPTDQIMTANIDQFKDLNIKIFQGGMDDIVLPANAFNFYQKLHPVNPTAELVIFPNDNHNSWDSTYSNPQFYEWMLSKKKGK; encoded by the coding sequence ATGAATTTGAATATAAACCATTTACTTTTTTTACTCCTGCCATTTTCATTACAAATGAATGCTCAGGAAATAAAAGCAGAACTGAATAAAGAAATTAAAAGACAGGAAAAAATGTCTTATATTCTGGATTATCCCCAGAATGCAAAAGGAAACGTTCCATTGATTGTATTTCTTCACGGTTCAGGAGAACGCGGAACCAATCTGGATCTGGTAAAAGCCCACAGCCCATTTACCTATAAAAACCTGATCAAAGAACCGGTGGCTATTCTCGCTCCGCAATGTCCGGAAGGGATGTGGTGGGATACCGTGACCCTATATAATCTGATCAAAGAAATTCAGCAAAAATATAAAATTGACGCTTCCCGTATTTATCTTACAGGACTTTCTATGGGAGGATGGGGAACTTTGAAACTGGCTATGGAGCATCCGGAGATGTTTGCCGCTGTAGCTTCAGTTTGTGCACCTACTGATCAGATTATGACCGCCAATATTGATCAATTTAAAGATTTGAATATAAAAATATTCCAAGGCGGAATGGATGATATTGTACTGCCTGCCAATGCTTTTAATTTTTATCAGAAGTTACATCCTGTAAATCCGACTGCAGAATTGGTAATTTTCCCGAATGATAATCATAATTCATGGGATTCTACCTATTCAAATCCACAGTTCTATGAATGGATGCTGTCTAAAAAGAAAGGAAAATAG
- a CDS encoding glucoamylase family protein: protein MKRNILSIAVTSLFFVYSCKNTPVAQQEAGKVEAVKSNITDEQLMDRVQKDALKYFWDYAEPNSMLGRERYHEDNVYPDNDKHVVTTGGSGFGLATILVGVERGFVPRKEAVKRLTHIMDFLAKADRHKGAWSHWINGETGKTVPFGKKDNGGDLVETAFLTSGILMVREYFKNGTPEEKALAAKCDELWKGIQWNWYTKGGQKVLYWHWSPEYQWEMNFPLEGYNECLITYILAASSPTYSIDAETYYKGWTRNGTYLTDKTKYGLPLYVKHNYAEEYGGPLFWAQYSYIGLDPTGLSDKLVKNFFDINKNQTLIDYKYCVENPKQWKGYGPNYWGLTAGYTRNEDGSAGYTAHMPSNDNGVITPTAALSSFPYTPKESMAFLRFIYTQKPEFIGSAGPYDATSINYNNWFTPRYLAIDQGTIAPMIENYRSGFLWKLFMNAPEIQQGLKKLDFHSKKYGW from the coding sequence ATGAAAAGGAACATATTATCAATCGCTGTCACCTCTTTATTCTTTGTATATTCCTGTAAAAATACTCCTGTAGCCCAACAGGAAGCCGGAAAAGTTGAAGCGGTAAAAAGTAATATTACAGATGAACAGCTGATGGACAGAGTACAGAAAGATGCCCTTAAATACTTTTGGGATTATGCTGAGCCTAACTCAATGCTGGGAAGAGAACGTTATCATGAAGACAATGTCTATCCGGATAATGACAAGCACGTAGTTACTACAGGTGGTTCAGGATTCGGGCTGGCAACTATTCTGGTAGGAGTAGAAAGAGGATTTGTTCCGAGAAAAGAAGCGGTAAAAAGACTTACTCATATCATGGATTTTCTTGCAAAAGCAGACCGCCACAAAGGAGCATGGTCCCATTGGATCAATGGAGAGACCGGAAAAACGGTTCCTTTTGGTAAAAAAGATAATGGCGGAGATCTTGTAGAAACAGCTTTCCTTACTTCAGGAATACTGATGGTTCGTGAATACTTCAAAAACGGAACCCCGGAAGAAAAAGCTTTGGCAGCAAAATGTGACGAGCTTTGGAAAGGAATTCAGTGGAACTGGTACACCAAAGGAGGGCAAAAAGTCCTTTACTGGCACTGGTCACCGGAATACCAATGGGAAATGAACTTTCCTCTGGAGGGCTATAACGAATGTCTGATTACCTATATTCTGGCAGCATCTTCACCTACCTATTCCATTGATGCCGAAACCTATTATAAAGGCTGGACGAGAAACGGAACCTACCTTACAGACAAAACAAAATACGGGTTACCCCTGTATGTAAAACATAATTATGCCGAAGAATACGGTGGACCGCTTTTCTGGGCACAATATTCATACATCGGGCTTGATCCTACAGGATTGTCTGATAAACTTGTGAAAAATTTCTTCGATATCAATAAAAATCAAACCCTCATCGATTACAAATACTGTGTTGAAAATCCAAAACAATGGAAAGGGTATGGACCCAACTATTGGGGACTGACAGCTGGCTATACCAGAAATGAGGACGGAAGCGCAGGATACACTGCCCACATGCCAAGCAATGATAATGGAGTTATAACGCCTACAGCCGCATTGAGCAGCTTCCCGTATACACCTAAAGAATCAATGGCTTTCCTAAGATTCATTTATACTCAAAAACCAGAATTTATAGGGTCAGCAGGTCCTTATGATGCCACTTCAATCAATTACAACAATTGGTTTACCCCAAGGTATCTGGCTATTGATCAGGGAACTATTGCTCCAATGATTGAAAACTACAGATCCGGATTCCTTTGGAAACTGTTTATGAATGCTCCGGAAATCCAGCAGGGATTGAAGAAGCTGGATTTTCATTCCAAAAAGTATGGATGGTAG
- a CDS encoding RagB/SusD family nutrient uptake outer membrane protein codes for MKKIFLTLSILSLSISCNNDFVDIKDEGQTNVANFFTTQDDAMQATNAIYSFLRSWENSGFPAQYVFGVTGDDVEKGSNPGDASFINAYDNFTFTVSDDGVRGYWIGQWQAVNRANQVITNVPKIDMDATLRTRLVAEARMLRAYFYFNLVRIYGGVPIYDGLPADGNYLKARNSTAEVYNFIASDLIAASQVLPQTYSAADRGRVTKGAALGLLSKVYLYMKDYQKAYDTSNQVIGMGYSLDPDFNHLFRPAGEFGSESVFEVNCDCSAEFGGSQYAEVQGVRNQFGWGFFTPTQELENAFEPGDIRKELSILREGETTLEGDLIKKGDPQAGNMWNQKVYVPSSLNNNACGYGSIQNIRILRFADILLINAEAANELGNTAVAITNINKVRNRAQLGNTTASSQGALRTAIWQERRVELAMEMDRFPDLVRTGQAATYLGPKGFKTGKNELFPIPLDAMNQSNGLFVQNPGY; via the coding sequence ATGAAAAAAATATTTTTAACACTCTCCATACTTTCTTTAAGCATAAGTTGTAATAACGATTTTGTAGATATTAAAGATGAAGGGCAAACGAATGTAGCAAACTTCTTTACAACACAGGATGATGCAATGCAGGCTACAAATGCTATTTATAGCTTTTTAAGAAGTTGGGAGAACTCAGGTTTCCCTGCACAATATGTATTTGGAGTAACAGGTGATGATGTAGAAAAAGGATCTAATCCTGGAGATGCATCGTTTATTAATGCTTATGATAATTTTACTTTTACAGTAAGTGATGATGGAGTAAGAGGATATTGGATCGGGCAGTGGCAGGCTGTAAACAGAGCTAACCAGGTGATTACCAATGTTCCTAAGATAGACATGGATGCTACACTTAGAACCAGATTGGTAGCTGAAGCCAGAATGCTGAGAGCTTATTTCTATTTCAATTTGGTAAGAATCTATGGTGGAGTTCCTATATATGACGGATTGCCAGCAGATGGAAATTATCTGAAAGCAAGAAATTCAACAGCAGAAGTGTATAACTTTATCGCTTCTGATCTTATTGCCGCTTCTCAGGTGTTACCTCAGACTTATTCTGCTGCAGATCGTGGAAGAGTAACAAAAGGTGCCGCTTTGGGATTACTTTCAAAAGTATATCTTTATATGAAAGACTATCAAAAAGCTTATGATACTTCTAATCAGGTTATTGGTATGGGGTATTCATTAGATCCTGATTTCAACCATTTGTTCAGACCAGCTGGAGAATTTGGGTCAGAATCTGTTTTTGAAGTGAACTGTGATTGTTCTGCAGAATTTGGAGGCAGCCAATATGCAGAAGTTCAGGGAGTAAGAAACCAGTTCGGATGGGGCTTCTTTACACCTACTCAGGAATTAGAAAATGCATTTGAACCTGGAGATATCAGAAAAGAATTAAGTATTCTTAGAGAAGGAGAAACTACCCTTGAAGGAGATTTAATTAAGAAAGGAGACCCTCAGGCAGGAAATATGTGGAACCAAAAGGTGTATGTGCCATCATCTTTAAATAATAATGCATGTGGTTACGGTTCTATTCAGAATATAAGAATCTTAAGATTTGCTGACATTCTCTTAATTAATGCAGAAGCGGCGAATGAATTAGGAAATACAGCTGTTGCCATTACAAATATTAATAAAGTAAGAAACAGAGCTCAGCTTGGAAATACTACAGCTTCCAGTCAGGGTGCTCTCAGAACTGCAATCTGGCAGGAGAGAAGGGTAGAACTGGCTATGGAAATGGATAGATTCCCGGATTTAGTAAGAACAGGTCAGGCTGCTACTTATTTAGGACCTAAAGGATTTAAAACAGGGAAGAATGAACTTTTCCCAATTCCTTTGGACGCTATGAACCAGAGTAACGGACTTTTCGTTCAAAACCCTGGCTATTAA